One segment of Comamonas thiooxydans DNA contains the following:
- a CDS encoding site-specific integrase, translating to MKTVNPAKGVTDPLPAMPVTVSGAAFATADTQPLQPGIPQAVQPSASTKRLLNTQPTHGVIESDVNERRVDEKLACANDDIFANDRDALHAKQHAALAMIHHPGLGKWSDHLLQKAQGLLDSGRAEDPDIQAFEALLEATTLRPEPMASHEDQGNAGSEERIEEPSVDDRPISENERQEAFGIIQSVRATLKETAETRALRKDTQPGAATLADYQKRINYLEPLFEHTLSQGSQMPWTDTFDMLNVARSTFFQYRSAVKWQSSSRLQTLLTEQDRFQRSLGHSRAWYRAVKTLQEALWEHQEICALSYDEDRGQEHWPPSRLKKEHTGKSKKLALKKLPDGWQERFDFFNEQSPTYRYAGVLLRFCGLRPAELERGVQVQWTAQGVQVRIEGAKVRATAGQPWRSFLLNLAMLPAWFVDELKRQGQIHISANSDNMRSHLGRLSTAVLNPEQRKNGCQENLSAYLFRHALVTQMRESGWESDEIAAAIGESSAETTRLYGLRVRGGKKPKVPIAMEKNSVAAARAVKPADTQGLQKWKNRKPEKLTKLG from the coding sequence ATGAAAACCGTCAATCCTGCAAAAGGCGTGACAGACCCGTTGCCGGCTATGCCGGTGACGGTGTCTGGCGCGGCTTTTGCGACGGCGGACACACAGCCATTGCAGCCAGGTATTCCACAGGCTGTGCAGCCATCTGCGTCAACGAAACGGCTGTTGAATACGCAACCGACACATGGCGTGATCGAAAGTGATGTCAACGAAAGACGCGTTGACGAAAAACTTGCCTGCGCCAACGACGACATCTTTGCGAACGATCGCGATGCCCTGCATGCCAAACAACATGCCGCATTGGCCATGATCCATCACCCAGGATTGGGGAAATGGAGCGACCATCTGCTTCAAAAAGCGCAGGGATTGCTCGATTCGGGCAGGGCAGAGGATCCTGATATCCAGGCATTTGAAGCGTTGCTGGAAGCCACCACGCTGCGGCCAGAACCTATGGCTTCCCACGAGGATCAGGGCAATGCCGGGAGTGAAGAAAGGATTGAGGAGCCCAGCGTTGATGATCGGCCCATCTCGGAGAACGAGCGCCAGGAGGCGTTTGGAATCATCCAATCCGTGCGCGCAACGCTCAAGGAAACTGCCGAGACCCGTGCCCTCCGAAAAGACACCCAACCCGGTGCCGCCACCTTGGCGGACTATCAAAAGCGGATCAACTACCTCGAGCCACTGTTTGAACACACCCTGTCTCAAGGCAGTCAGATGCCGTGGACGGACACATTCGACATGCTCAATGTCGCACGCAGCACCTTCTTCCAATATCGCTCAGCCGTCAAATGGCAAAGCAGCTCGCGTTTGCAAACGCTGCTGACCGAGCAAGACCGGTTTCAGCGCAGCCTGGGCCACAGCAGAGCGTGGTATCGGGCCGTGAAGACTTTGCAAGAAGCACTGTGGGAGCATCAAGAGATCTGCGCATTGTCTTATGACGAAGATCGTGGCCAGGAACACTGGCCGCCATCACGCCTCAAAAAAGAGCACACAGGCAAAAGCAAAAAGCTTGCGCTCAAAAAACTGCCTGATGGCTGGCAAGAGCGGTTTGATTTCTTCAACGAACAGTCACCAACTTACCGATATGCCGGAGTGTTGCTGCGGTTTTGCGGCTTGCGACCCGCAGAGCTGGAGAGGGGTGTGCAAGTGCAATGGACCGCACAAGGCGTGCAGGTCCGCATCGAAGGCGCCAAAGTCCGTGCTACGGCGGGCCAGCCCTGGCGCAGCTTCTTGCTCAATCTCGCAATGCTGCCGGCATGGTTCGTGGACGAACTCAAGCGGCAAGGGCAGATACACATCAGCGCCAACAGCGACAACATGCGTTCTCACCTTGGGCGCCTGAGCACTGCTGTTCTCAATCCTGAGCAACGCAAAAACGGTTGCCAGGAAAACCTGTCGGCCTATCTGTTCAGACACGCACTGGTTACACAAATGCGTGAATCGGGCTGGGAGTCGGATGAAATTGCTGCAGCCATTGGTGAGAGCAGCGCTGAGACCACACGGCTGTACGGCCTGCGCGTGCGTGGCGGCAAGAAACCCAAGGTCCCCATCGCCATGGAAAAAAACAGCGTCGCTGCTGCAAGAGCCGTGAAGCCAGCTGACACCCAAGGACTGCAAAAATGGAAAAACCGCAAACCGGAGAAACTCACGAAACTTGGTTGA
- a CDS encoding ParB/RepB/Spo0J family partition protein, producing the protein MNAAQKSLEARPVSAPESGHPVDVDIVLAPDPASVTVVGSAPPHSSPPHLSSTLLLLASESIEVGASPNRLEESFDSDEFFKLADSILHNRGNVQAIAVRELAPDEIPSDSPLRYRLISGARRLRACKMHQLPVLAIVQKVQPTRELIDRLLENHLRQPLSPYELGMQLQHILASSESVSRRELARLVGLDVSVVQKAIDIAALPAAVIAAFGSASEIQYRDAKPLKDAVTQSRDSVIACAESIKGQEISAKEVIGKLIEVAEAAALANGQTPGVEPFNTPGSPLAIEVDGQPLGNVAVDKKGLPQIHLALPLNLRQQADLAQLIQKFLRSKVLQPAARKPAVKKAEKEILAATSNQPAANDSEAAAKGRA; encoded by the coding sequence ATGAATGCTGCTCAGAAATCTCTCGAAGCTCGTCCTGTCTCGGCTCCTGAATCCGGTCATCCGGTGGATGTCGATATCGTTCTTGCCCCGGATCCCGCCTCCGTCACTGTGGTTGGCTCTGCTCCACCTCATTCTTCACCTCCGCATCTCTCTTCGACGCTCCTCCTCTTGGCTAGCGAGAGCATTGAAGTGGGCGCTTCGCCCAATCGACTGGAGGAATCCTTTGATTCGGATGAATTCTTTAAGTTGGCAGATAGCATTCTGCACAACCGTGGCAATGTGCAGGCCATCGCCGTGCGGGAGTTGGCACCCGATGAGATCCCTTCGGACTCCCCACTTCGCTACCGTTTGATCTCCGGAGCTAGGCGTTTGCGTGCCTGCAAAATGCATCAACTCCCGGTGCTGGCCATCGTACAAAAAGTGCAGCCCACGCGTGAGCTTATCGATCGCCTTCTCGAAAACCATCTTCGTCAGCCGCTGAGTCCGTACGAATTGGGCATGCAGTTGCAGCACATCCTCGCTTCGAGCGAAAGCGTCTCCCGCAGAGAACTGGCAAGGCTTGTCGGACTTGATGTGTCCGTCGTGCAAAAAGCGATCGACATCGCCGCTTTGCCTGCGGCCGTGATTGCCGCCTTCGGCAGTGCATCAGAAATCCAATACCGGGATGCCAAACCTCTCAAGGATGCGGTGACCCAGTCCAGGGACTCGGTCATCGCTTGCGCCGAGTCCATCAAGGGCCAAGAAATCTCAGCCAAGGAAGTCATAGGAAAACTGATTGAGGTTGCTGAAGCGGCCGCCCTGGCCAACGGCCAAACCCCAGGTGTTGAACCGTTCAACACCCCAGGCAGCCCACTTGCCATTGAGGTGGATGGACAGCCTTTGGGAAATGTCGCAGTTGACAAAAAAGGCCTGCCTCAAATCCACCTTGCACTGCCACTCAACCTCAGACAGCAAGCCGACCTGGCGCAACTGATTCAAAAATTCCTGCGCAGCAAAGTGCTCCAGCCTGCAGCCAGAAAGCCTGCCGTCAAAAAAGCAGAAAAAGAAATCTTGGCAGCGACGTCGAATCAGCCTGCCGCCAACGACAGTGAAGCGGCTGCCAAGGGGCGTGCATGA
- a CDS encoding RodZ family helix-turn-helix domain-containing protein produces MQLFKTPDELEIELGEQLRAERLRQNLTMHDIALRAGISEQTLRSLENGSGGRLNSFIRVMKALGKEEWLETFRPTVRISPMDIAKRRGKQRLRATRSVMGQPLSKKDHS; encoded by the coding sequence ATGCAGCTCTTCAAAACGCCCGATGAACTAGAGATAGAGCTGGGTGAACAGCTTCGAGCCGAGCGCCTTCGTCAAAATCTAACCATGCACGACATCGCTCTCAGAGCCGGAATTTCAGAGCAAACACTCCGCTCATTGGAGAATGGTTCCGGTGGACGACTGAATTCGTTCATTCGAGTGATGAAAGCCCTGGGCAAAGAAGAGTGGCTAGAAACATTTCGTCCTACGGTGCGCATTAGCCCTATGGATATTGCCAAACGTAGAGGCAAGCAGCGCCTGCGAGCCACGCGCAGTGTGATGGGTCAACCCTTGTCAAAGAAGGATCACTCATAG